In Pleurocapsa sp. PCC 7319, the following are encoded in one genomic region:
- a CDS encoding M42 family metallopeptidase produces the protein METNGKQAGIDYDSLFNKIQELVLYHSPSGVETEIDRALLEQFTALKVENWQDRAGNVIAKIPGQNSDRAIDKATAQGAIAITAHKDEIGMIVKSVDADGCLQVRRLGGSFPWVYGEGVVDILGDQEVISGILSFGSRHVSHESPQKAQQLDTPLMWEDAWVETKCSIEELTASGVRPGTRVVVGKHRKKPFRLNDYIASYTLDNKASVAILLALASKITNPPVDIYLVASAKEEVGAIGALYFTQNQALDALIALEICPLADEYPIESGIAPVLLSQDNYGMYDEFLNAEIRSAASKADIPLQLAVLDGFGSDASIAMKFGHVSRGACLSFPTQNTHGYEIAHLGAIANCIGILTTYSMTLTP, from the coding sequence ATGGAAACCAATGGGAAACAAGCTGGGATAGATTATGATTCTCTATTTAACAAAATCCAGGAATTAGTTCTTTATCATTCTCCCAGTGGAGTAGAAACCGAGATTGATCGGGCTTTACTAGAGCAGTTTACAGCTTTAAAAGTTGAAAATTGGCAGGATCGAGCAGGAAATGTGATTGCCAAAATTCCCGGTCAAAACTCTGATCGAGCGATTGACAAAGCCACCGCCCAAGGTGCAATCGCAATTACTGCCCATAAAGATGAGATTGGCATGATTGTTAAATCTGTTGATGCTGATGGTTGTTTGCAAGTACGTCGTTTAGGTGGATCTTTTCCCTGGGTATATGGGGAAGGGGTAGTTGATATCTTGGGCGATCAAGAAGTTATTAGCGGTATCTTGTCTTTTGGTTCGCGCCATGTTTCTCATGAATCTCCACAGAAAGCACAACAACTAGATACTCCTTTAATGTGGGAGGATGCATGGGTAGAAACTAAATGTAGTATAGAAGAATTAACTGCTTCAGGAGTGCGCCCAGGTACTAGAGTTGTAGTCGGAAAACATCGTAAAAAACCTTTTCGCCTTAACGATTATATTGCTAGTTATACTTTAGATAATAAAGCTTCGGTAGCTATTTTATTGGCACTAGCTTCTAAAATAACTAATCCACCTGTAGATATCTATCTAGTGGCTTCGGCGAAAGAAGAAGTAGGAGCAATTGGCGCCCTATATTTTACACAGAACCAGGCTTTAGATGCCTTAATTGCTTTAGAAATTTGCCCCTTAGCCGATGAATATCCCATCGAATCGGGAATAGCCCCCGTGTTGCTCTCTCAAGATAACTACGGTATGTATGATGAATTTTTAAATGCTGAGATTCGTTCAGCAGCTAGCAAAGCAGATATTCCCCTTCAGTTAGCTGTTCTCGATGGTTTTGGTAGTGATGCTTCGATCGCTATGAAATTCGGTCATGTCTCTAGAGGAGCTTGTTTAAGTTTTCCGACTCAAAATACTCACGGTTATGAAATTGCCCACCTGGGTGCGATCGCCAATTGCATCGGAATTTTAACTACCTACAGTATGACTCTAACTCCGTAA
- a CDS encoding four helix bundle protein — MNNNNISIQDRSKLFAIRAIKAYTELNKRHFDDAGKVLAKQFLRASTSIGANLAEGEFAQSRADFVSKYSIALKEASETRYWIDIMIQSGIISSKKFSSMIDEINSIIRILISTIKKLKNK, encoded by the coding sequence ATGAATAATAATAACATTTCAATACAAGATAGAAGTAAGTTATTTGCTATTAGAGCTATTAAAGCCTACACAGAATTAAACAAGAGACACTTTGATGATGCAGGTAAAGTGTTGGCAAAACAATTTCTAAGAGCGAGTACAAGCATTGGAGCGAATCTTGCAGAAGGGGAGTTTGCACAGTCAAGAGCTGACTTTGTCTCGAAGTATTCTATAGCTTTAAAAGAAGCCAGTGAAACCCGATATTGGATTGATATAATGATTCAATCGGGAATTATATCATCAAAGAAGTTCAGCTCGATGATTGATGAAATCAATAGCATAATTCGGATACTAATTAGTACTATTAAAAAGCTTAAAAATAAATAA